The Brassica oleracea var. oleracea cultivar TO1000 unplaced genomic scaffold, BOL UnpScaffold00629, whole genome shotgun sequence genome includes a window with the following:
- the LOC106319822 gene encoding glutathione S-transferase T3-like, with protein MDSTPGFVNLLNSQCSFDLDSPEPAWFSSQCPDESTVKERRKLSPKEDKILIGAWLNTSKDHVVSNEQKAPAFWKRIQDYYNSSPHLVGTTPRELVQCKQRWSRINDQVCKFVGCFEAALREQRSGQNDDDVIKASLDIFYNDNEIKFSLEHAWRELRHDKKWFSTFQAKDTVKEKRKQVLEVDGQEEWENQRVDLLK; from the coding sequence ATGGATAGCACCCCTGGTTTTGTTAACCTGCTCAATAGCCAATGTTCTTTTGATCTTGATTCACCCGAACCTGCTTGGTTCAGTAGCCAATGTCCAGATGAGTCTACCGTGAAGGAGAGGAGGAAATTGTCTCCAAAAGAGGATAAAATCCTTATTGGTGCTTGGCTTAACACCAGTAAGGACCATGTGGTCAGCAACGAGCAGAAAGCACCAGCTTTCTGGAAGAGGATTCAAGACTACTACAACTCAAGCCCTCACCTGGTTGGAACAACACCTAGAGAGCTTGTTCAGTGCAAGCAGAGGTGGTCTAGGATTAACGATCAAGTCTGCAAgtttgttggttgctttgaagcGGCTCTGAGAGAGCAGAGAAGTggtcaaaatgatgatgatgtgataAAAGCTTCCTTGGATATCTTCTACAACGACAACGAAATCAAGTTTAGCCTGGAACATGCGTGGAGAGAGCTGAGGCATGACAAGAAATGGTTCTCCACCTTTCAGGCTAAGGACACTGTCAAGGAAAAGCGCAAACAAGTGTTGGAGGTTGATGGACAAGAGGAGTGGGAGAACCAGAGGGTCGACCTGTTGAAGTGA